The genomic region CTCTGAGCAGAATACCAAGCACTCAGCTGTAAATCTTTGCTTTATTATCTTTATCTCCTACTCTCCTTGattaaacttctaaaaatttACCATGAGAGTGaaccttgtttttctttttcacatccTTATTCATTCTTCTATTGTAttttgataaggttttaataaaccttttgaATTTTTGAAAGTGAGCGTCATTTCTCACATCTTTAAACTGAATGAGGGTGGATTTAGATTTGTtataaggagaaaatattttacaatgaGAGTGGCAAAAACCTGCAACTGTTTTTACAGAGAAGTGGATTCCCCATTACAGGAATTGCCCAAGAGCAGGAGCTTTGTGCAATCTGACACAGTGGAACCCTCTCATCCCCAGTGACAGAATTCCTGTTGTGTGggttctctgctgtgctgggtgccctCACAATGCTTCTGGCCAGAATGTCTGCTGAGGAAAGCCAGGTTGCTGCATGGCAGTGACCTCACAGCCATCACCAttgcagccctgtcccctgggcctggctctcctcttttctctgcctcatcttctctctgctgagaTGAAGAGTTTTGTCATTAATATCTTGTCCCCAAAGGCAATTGcttcccagccaggctcctAGAGCAGAAGTGGCTTTTCAGAGCCGAGCCAGAAAtgagccctgaggcagcagctcagcagtaGTGCCCACCAGGCCGGGTTGCCAAGGGAGGCTTCTGGccatgccctgccagcagctgctgctgccaaggtgcCTTTGGTGCctcaggctctccctggcacagctcccagaacGGCACTCTGCCCTTGTGCCCGAGGCCTTCCCTGTATTGGGGCTGGTctgggcttttcctgcagcaggacctgccctgctcatggcacaggaaaggcagttcctgctggagcaggaggctctgcctgcagtgggtTCAAACCATTCCAGCAAGGCCTGTTTGCAAAGCCCCCGGTGGGAAATGAAGGACAGGGGTCACACTGCTTTTGGGGTGAATAATGCTGAAACCAGCCTGACTCCTCCATCCCAAAGTTCCACAtcctcagaggcagctgaaGATGTGGCAGAGCTGGACAAATCCCCAGAGAACAGAGCAACCAAGTGACACcacagagagctcctgcagagctgctgagctggcaccGCCTGGGCATATCTGACTGACAGGGCAGCACTTCAGACTAGAAAAGCCCCATCCCAAATTTTAATGGCAGCATCTCctgacattttctttcctggggGGCGTGGAGATTCCTCCCTGCATTGGAGACACCCCTCAAGgtcactgctccaggctgagccagagATTTGCCCATGGTGGATGGTCTGGGTGAGTGACATCAATCTCTGCTTAATAACTGGGTTTTGTTTGATACAATTGCTTCAAAATTGCTTCCTGTTTCaccctgagtgtccctgcataGGAACAGGGCATCTTTCAGGCAGTTCCAGAAGCTCAGGGTTCTCATTTCATGAGGAATCTGGGAAACAAATGGCCTTATAATATTTAATAAGGAtaaaagcagaaggaatgaACTagaaagaattagaaaaaaatacccttCTTCCAGACAAAGTAATTCCctgtatttctccttttcaaatTCTTTCTGCCACCTACTCTCAGAGGTGCAGCTTGTTCTGGTGCTTATCATGAACTGACTGTGCTCTTGGTTTATACCAGCGCAGGAGATGTAGAATCACCCAAACTGAACACAGAAACAAACTCCCTCTTGTCAGCCCATTTTCATGTTCTAGATCACTTTCCAGGTGTCCATGGAAATTTGTGAATGATTATCACAGAGCTCTCCTCTtctggctgcaggctctggaagTTCTTTCTCTGAATCCAGTCGGGCTTTTATTCTCTAACAAGTCCTAGTTCCACCTCCTATTTTCCAAGGTAAATCACAATGAAAACCTCACCAATGACACAACTGCCCAGcccaccaggaaaaaaaagaacaagctGTCAAGTTCTCCAAACATTTGTCCTGCTTTGATGCAAAAGTTGTGCTTGCACACATGGTGTGGAAAGCCAAGAGTAGCTGCAGTTGGTGGCACATCTTGTGACAGGAGctctgtcactgacatgttttatgaaaaatccttccttaggatttttcccctcctgagaaactgagaggcctcaggaacaaactgtaaacaattcttatctgctgctgtggaatgcaacgggggaatctgtgattggcctcctcaggatgtttccaattaagagccaatcacagttcacctgtccagccggtctcggtctgggagaagacctttgttttcaattcctttctattcttagcttagcattgtagtgaaatcctttcctctattcttttagtatagttttaatatattatctatcatataataataaatcaagccttctgatacatggagtcaactttctcatctcttccctcattctGGGACCCATGTGAACAAGACAACAGAGCTCAACCTCTTTCTCCAGGAAAGGTTCTTGAGAAGAGCAGACTGTGGAGGAGATTCCCGGAGAAGTGAAACAGCTTTCCAGAAGTAAAATGAGAATGGAAAGGAACAATCCAAGGTGGTTTTCTCTCCTTATTTCTCTACTCCCCTTTTCCATCTTGCACTACTTCTCCATGTCATGAATTCCAAATGGATCTCACTTGTAAGATTGGTGACTTAGCAAGTTTTAGACACTCTAAAATGCCATGAGCTACACACAGTTTGCCTTCCTGTTTTTGCTGGAAAGCAACGCTGGAGCCATaagtgcagggctggggttgggtACAAATCCTCCAGACAGGGAATGTGCCCCAATAGGGTTTGAccctcagcagggacagtgcaCAGCAGCGACCGAGGGGattcccctgctgctgtgcaggagcatGGCTGTGGATCTGGGCTGCCCCCAAGGCGCGGCCGTGGGAGACGGGGGAAACGGTCACGCGGACCAACGACCCCGGCGCTTCAgttgcagcagcaggggcagcagcaagaaaagagaCTTGATCTCctctctcttgcttttcctctccctctcccgcAGTCCCGCACCCGCTTTCGGTGTCCCTTTACCGGTGTCCCCCTCTTTTCCCTGCCATGCCCCGTCCCCGGCCGTCCCGCCGCGGTCTCGCCTCCGACCGGCTCTGGCCGCGAGGGCGGTGGCGCTGCTGGGCGGGCAtcagtgcctggggctggggcggCATCGCCGCCCTTCGGCTCGGCCTGGCCCGAGACCGGCCCCGGCCCCGACGCAGGATCCAGTTCCGACCCCGGCCTCGGTCCCGACGTGGGATCCAGTTCCAGCCCCGGCCCCTGCTCCTCCCGGTGCCCACGGAGGACACACGGAccgcggccgctcccgccgcctccGCTGCGACTTCCCCGGCCCGAGCTCTCTCGCTCCCCAGCGCGGCTGCCGGCCACGAGCCTCTCGTGTCGCGTTCCAAAGACCGAACGCCCGGGCATGGCCGGCCCGGGGCGGGTGAGGGGCGCTCGGGGGCCGTTGCTGGCCCCGGGCCGAGCGCTGACAGCCGCGTCCTGCCCGCAGGGAAAGCGCAGGAGGCCCTGCAGGAGCGCGGATTCGGCAGCGTCTGCTCGGGACGCGGTTCTCGGACGGCGCCCCGGTGAGCGGCGGGACCGGCGGCGGGcgcaggaggaggaggatggggctTGGCAGGGCGGGCGGCGAGCTCAGCCCGTGGCTCCCCTTGGCTTGCAGGTGGCCATCAAAAGGGTGCCGCAGAAGCGCGTCCGGCACTGGGGCGAGCTGGTGAGTGAACGGGGCCAGCAGGATGGGTCGAGGGGGAGCGGGCGTGAGGCAAGCAGAGGGCGCAGAGCATCCCGGGCTGGCTGAGGGCTTCCCCAGGCCTGGCACTGCATCAGCCCCACTGACGGCATCGTGCTCCTCCCGCAGCCCGACGGCACCAGCGCACCGCTGGAGATCGTGCTGCTGGACAGCGTGTCCACTGTCTTCCCTGGTGTCgtccagctgctggagaggcttGAGCTCCCCAGCAACATTGTGGTGGTGCTGGAGCGCTCTCAGGACCTGCAGCATTTCATTTGGGCACGGGGGTTCCTGTCCgaggaggtggcacaggagctgttCCGCCAGGTCCTGGAGGCCGCGACATCAAACCAGAGAACATCCTGGTTGACCTGGCCACTGGCCAGGCCAAACTGATCGACTTTGGCTGTGGCACCTACCTGCAAGACACAGCTTACACTCACTTTGCAGGTCAGCCTCCACAAGGATGTGGTCCTGGTGCTGGCATCTCATGGCCCaacatctcccagcccaggctggctgtggcagcGGGGATTCTCCCTTTTGCTGCCAGTCGGGGGACGGAGTGTTTAGCTGAGTTGCTTTAGAGCAGGAggcatttccagccctgctggcagcctttGTAGCCACTCTTTCCAGGActgaggctgggctggtgcagccagcccaacaaaaacccccatgGGTGAGGGTAGCAGAGAGGGGGGGCCAGAACCTGTGCCCCAGCCACTTTGGTGTGCAGGTGAGAGGAAGGGCTTGGACTGCTCCACTCACCCTGTTTTCCTCGGCTTCATAATATTTTTGGGGCaatgcaggcagggaggatAAGGGCATGTTttctccccagcacagagggggTTTTTCCTTTGCATGTCATGGTCAGGCCtagccagggctgccctcctCCAACACCAGTGGCTTCTTTTGCAAACCTAAGTTTGTACACAAGTCCCAGGTGCTGGTGAGAGGGCAGTGGGTCACCCTGTGTGCCACTGGTTCAGCCCCCGCACACCCAGGGATGCTAgggccaggctctgggagcaaCAGCATCCCCCTGATGAAGTCCATCTGTATTCCATAGGAACATGGTCATACAGCCCCCCGGAATGGACCCACTTTAGGTGGTACCATGGCGAGGCAGCAACGATCTGGTCCCTGGGCATCCTGCTGCACCAGATGGTCTGCGGGGAGCACTCTTTCAGGAGGGGCCAGAGCATCAGCTGGGGCCAGCTCTCACTGCCACAAAGACTCTCAAAGTGGATCTTCTTCTCTAGGCGCGGGGGGAATaccagtgctgggagccagcagcaggctcGTGAGCATCCTactctggcagctgctgaggaggtaGCAcatgtcctgctctcctgctctcctccaaaACAAAGAATTGCTGGGAAGGGTTaggcccagctctgagcacgAGCAGCATGGCCTAGGCATGGGAATAGCGGGACAGGAGCCTTGTCCAACTGATCAGTGGTTTCTGGTTTGTCTCCCCAGAGTGCCAAGTTCTTATCAGGTGGTGTTTAttgagacagagtagaaattttccaagTTCCAaagtagaaatccattttgattaaagttaaa from Serinus canaria isolate serCan28SL12 unplaced genomic scaffold, serCan2020 HiC_scaffold_114, whole genome shotgun sequence harbors:
- the LOC127061148 gene encoding LOW QUALITY PROTEIN: serine/threonine-protein kinase pim-1-like (The sequence of the model RefSeq protein was modified relative to this genomic sequence to represent the inferred CDS: inserted 2 bases in 2 codons) translates to MAVDLGCPQGAAVGDGGNVPHPLSVSLYRCPPLFPAMPRPRPSRRGLASDRLWPRGRWRCWAGISAWGWGGIAALRLGLARDRPRPRRRIQFRPRPRSRRGIQFQPRPLLLPVPTEDTRTAAAPAASAATSPARALSLPSAAAGHEPLVSRSKDRTPGHGRPGAGEGRSGAVAGPGPSADSRVLPAGKAQEALQERGFGSVCSXTRFSDGAPVAIKRVPQKRVRHWGELPDGTSAPLEIVLLDSVSTVFPGVVQLLERLELPSNIVVVLERSQDLQHFIWARGFLSEEVAQELFRQVLEXRDIKPENILVDLATGQAKLIDFGCGTYLQDTAYTHFAGTWSYSPPEWTHFRWYHGEAATIWSLGILLHQMVCGEHSFRRGQSISWGQLSLPQRLSKWIFFSRRGGNTSAGSQQQAREHPTLAAAEEVAHVLLSCSPPKQRIAGKG